A section of the Oncorhynchus tshawytscha isolate Ot180627B linkage group LG09, Otsh_v2.0, whole genome shotgun sequence genome encodes:
- the LOC112257425 gene encoding procathepsin L — MTALYLAVLVLCVSAVCAAPRFDSQLEDHWHLWKNWHSKNYHESEEGWRRMVWEKNLKKIEIHNLEHTMGKHSYRLGMNHFGDMTNEEFRQTMNGYKQTTERKFKGSLFMEPNYLQAPKAVDWREKGYVTPVKDQGSCGSCWAFSTTGAMEGQQFRKTGKLVSLSEQNLVDCSRPEGNEGCNGGLMDQAFQYIQDNGGLDTEESYPYVGTDEDPCHYKPEFSAANETGFVDIPSGKEHAMMKAVAAVGPVSVAIDAGHESFQFYESGIYYEKECSSEELDHGVLVVGYGFEGEDVDGKKYWIVKNSWSEKWGDKGYIYMAKDRKNHCGIATASSYPLV, encoded by the exons ATGACAGCACTGTACTTGGCAGTGTTGGTGCTCTGTGTGAGTGCCGTGTGTGCGGCTCCTAGGTTTGACTCTCAGTTGGAGGACCATTGGCACCTGTGGAAAAACTGGCACAGCAAGAACTACCATGAG AGCGAGGAGGGCTGGAGGAGGATGGTTTGGGAGAAAAACCTGAAGAAGATTGAGATTCACAACCTCGAACACACCATGGGAAAACACTCCTACCGTCTGGGCATGAACCACTTTGGTGACATG ACCAATGAAGAGTTCAGGCAGACGATGAACGGCTACAAGCAGACGACTGAGAGGAAGTTCAAGGGCTCTCTGTTCATGGAACCCAACTACCTGCAGGCACCTAAAGCTGTTGACTGGAGGGAGAAGGGCTACGTCACTCCCGTCAAGGACCAG GGATCATGTGGGTCTTGCTGGGCGTTCAGCACCACCGGGGCCATGGAGGGCCAGCAGTTCAGGAAGACTGGCAAGCTGGTGTCTCTGAGTGAACAGAACCTGGTGGACTGCTCCAGACCGGAGGGCAACGAGGGCTGTAACGGTGGGCTCATGGACCAGGCCTTCCAGTACATCCAGGACAACGGCGGCCTGGACACAGAGGAGTCCTACCCCTACGTCGGCACT GATGAGGACCCTTGCCACTACAAGCCAGAGTTCAGTGCTGCCAACGAGACTGGCTTTGTGGACATCCCCAGTGGCAAGGAGCATGCTATGATGAAGGCTGTGGCTGCAGTCGGTCCTGTCTCTGTTGCCATCGATGCCGGCCACGAGTCCTTTCAGTTCTATGAGTCTG GGATCTACTATGAGAAGGAGTGCAGCAGTGAGGAGTTGGACCATGGTGTTCTAGTGGTGGGATATGGTTTTGAAGGAGAGGATGTGGATGGAAAGAAATACTGGATTGTCAAGAACAG CTGGAGTGAGAAATGGGGAGACAAAGGCTATATCTACATGGCCAAAGACAGGAAGAACCACTGTGGTATTGCCACGGCATCCAGCTACCCACTGGTCTAG